One genomic segment of Chelonia mydas isolate rCheMyd1 chromosome 1, rCheMyd1.pri.v2, whole genome shotgun sequence includes these proteins:
- the LOC102938113 gene encoding histone H2A.J has product MSGRGKQGGKVRAKAKSRSSRAGLQFPVGRVHRLLRKGNYAERVGAGAPVYMAAVLEYLTAEILELAGNAARDNKKTRIIPRHLQLAIRNDEELNKLLGKVTIAQGGVLPNIQAVLLPKKTESHKAKSK; this is encoded by the coding sequence ATGTCAGGCCGAGGAAAGCAGGGAGGTAAGGTGCGGGCTAAGGCGAAATCTCGCTCCTCCCGGGCTGGTTTGCAATTCCCGGTGGGCCGTGTGCACCGGCTGCTCCGCAAAGGTAATTATGCTGAGCGGGTGGGCGCTGGCGCCCCGGTCTATATGGCTGCGGTGTTGGAGTATCTGACCGCTGAGATTCTGGAGCTGGCTGGCAACGCGGCGCGGGATAACAAGAAAACCAGGATCATCCCCCGTCACCTGCAGCTCGCCATCCGAAACGATGAGGAGCTTAACAAGCTCCTGGGGAAAGTTACCATCGCTCAAGGGGGTGTCCTGCCCAATATCCAGGCCGTGCTGCTGCCCAAAAAAACCGAGAGTCACAAGGCTAAGAGCAAGTGA
- the LOC102937887 gene encoding histone H2B 8 has product MPEPAKSAPAPKKGSKKAVTKTQKKGDKKRRKTRKESYSIYVYKVLKQVHPDTGISSKAMGIMNSFVNDIFERIAGEASRLAHYNKRSTITSREIQTAVRLLLPGELAKHAVSEGTKAVTKYTSSK; this is encoded by the coding sequence ATGCCTGAACCTGCAAAATCTGCTCCAGCTCCAAAGAAGGGGTCTAAGAAAGCTGTGACTAAGACTCAGAAGAAAGGAGACAAGAAGCGTAGAAAGACAAGGAAGGAGAGTTATTCCATCTACGTATATAAAGTGCTGAAGCAAGTTCATCCAGATACTGGTATCTCTTCTAAGGCTATGGGTATAATGAACTCTTTTGTAAATGACATCTTTGAGCGTATCGCTGGGGAAGCGTCCCGCCTGGCACATTACAACAAGCGCTCGACTATAACTTCCCGGGAGATCCAGACCGCTGTGCGCTTGTTGCTGCCCGGCGAGCTGGCCAAACATGCTGTGTCTGAAGGAACCAAGGCTGTTACCAAATACACCAGCTCCAAGTAA
- the LOC102936732 gene encoding histone H2A.J isoform X1 has product MSGRGKQGGKVRAKAKSRSSRAGLQFPVGRVHRLLRKGNYAERVGAGAPVYMAAVLEYLTAEILELAGNAARDNKKTRIIPRHLQLAIRNDEELNKLLGKVTIAQGGVLPNIQAVLLPKKTESHKAKTKKRGEMWQGAPAMPKPRTCSQLCRNLPSPNSLAQMYPMKGKRPQGSPLLFVLCQDLTAVTG; this is encoded by the exons ATGTCCGGTAGAGGAAAGCAGGGCGGTAAAGTGAGGGCTAAGGCGAAATCTCGCTCTTCGAGGGCTGGACTCCAGTTCCCCGTAGGACGTGTGCATCGCCTGCTTCGCAAAGGTAATTATGCGGAGCGGGTGGGCGCTGGCGCCCCGGTCTATATGGCTGCGGTGCTGGAGTATCTGACCGCTGAGATTCTCGAGTTGGCTGGCAACGCTGCTCGGGACAATAAGAAAACTAGGATCATCCCCCGTCACCTGCAGCTCGCTATCCGTAACGATGAGGAGCTCAATAAGTTGCTGGGGAAAGTCACGATCGCTCAAGGGGGTGTCCTGCCCAACATCCAGGCCGTGCTGCTGCCTAAGAAAACTGAGAGTCACAAGGCGAAGA CAAAGAAGAGGGGAGAGATGTGGCAGGGGGCTCCAGCCATGCCAAAGCCCAGGACCTGTTCACAACTCTGCCGTAATCTACCCAGTCCCAACAGTCTAGCACAGATGTACCCGATGAaggggaagagacctcag gggtctcctctcctgtttgtgctttgccaagatctgactgctgtgactggctag
- the LOC102936732 gene encoding histone H2A.J isoform X4 → MSGRGKQGGKVRAKAKSRSSRAGLQFPVGRVHRLLRKGNYAERVGAGAPVYMAAVLEYLTAEILELAGNAARDNKKTRIIPRHLQLAIRNDEELNKLLGKVTIAQGGVLPNIQAVLLPKKTESHKAKSVPVT, encoded by the exons ATGTCCGGTAGAGGAAAGCAGGGCGGTAAAGTGAGGGCTAAGGCGAAATCTCGCTCTTCGAGGGCTGGACTCCAGTTCCCCGTAGGACGTGTGCATCGCCTGCTTCGCAAAGGTAATTATGCGGAGCGGGTGGGCGCTGGCGCCCCGGTCTATATGGCTGCGGTGCTGGAGTATCTGACCGCTGAGATTCTCGAGTTGGCTGGCAACGCTGCTCGGGACAATAAGAAAACTAGGATCATCCCCCGTCACCTGCAGCTCGCTATCCGTAACGATGAGGAGCTCAATAAGTTGCTGGGGAAAGTCACGATCGCTCAAGGGGGTGTCCTGCCCAACATCCAGGCCGTGCTGCTGCCTAAGAAAACTGAGAGTCACAAGGCGAAGA GTGTGCCTGTTACTTGA
- the LOC102936732 gene encoding histone H2A.J isoform X2 yields the protein MSGRGKQGGKVRAKAKSRSSRAGLQFPVGRVHRLLRKGNYAERVGAGAPVYMAAVLEYLTAEILELAGNAARDNKKTRIIPRHLQLAIRNDEELNKLLGKVTIAQGGVLPNIQAVLLPKKTESHKAKSAKGFLGECDALCCYLH from the exons ATGTCCGGTAGAGGAAAGCAGGGCGGTAAAGTGAGGGCTAAGGCGAAATCTCGCTCTTCGAGGGCTGGACTCCAGTTCCCCGTAGGACGTGTGCATCGCCTGCTTCGCAAAGGTAATTATGCGGAGCGGGTGGGCGCTGGCGCCCCGGTCTATATGGCTGCGGTGCTGGAGTATCTGACCGCTGAGATTCTCGAGTTGGCTGGCAACGCTGCTCGGGACAATAAGAAAACTAGGATCATCCCCCGTCACCTGCAGCTCGCTATCCGTAACGATGAGGAGCTCAATAAGTTGCTGGGGAAAGTCACGATCGCTCAAGGGGGTGTCCTGCCCAACATCCAGGCCGTGCTGCTGCCTAAGAAAACTGAGAGTCACAAGGCGAAGA GTGCTAAAGGTTTTCTTGGAGAATGTGATGCTTTATGCTGTTACTTACACTGA
- the LOC102936732 gene encoding histone H2A.J isoform X3, whose product MSGRGKQGGKVRAKAKSRSSRAGLQFPVGRVHRLLRKGNYAERVGAGAPVYMAAVLEYLTAEILELAGNAARDNKKTRIIPRHLQLAIRNDEELNKLLGKVTIAQGGVLPNIQAVLLPKKTESHKAKNMFTGVPVT is encoded by the exons ATGTCCGGTAGAGGAAAGCAGGGCGGTAAAGTGAGGGCTAAGGCGAAATCTCGCTCTTCGAGGGCTGGACTCCAGTTCCCCGTAGGACGTGTGCATCGCCTGCTTCGCAAAGGTAATTATGCGGAGCGGGTGGGCGCTGGCGCCCCGGTCTATATGGCTGCGGTGCTGGAGTATCTGACCGCTGAGATTCTCGAGTTGGCTGGCAACGCTGCTCGGGACAATAAGAAAACTAGGATCATCCCCCGTCACCTGCAGCTCGCTATCCGTAACGATGAGGAGCTCAATAAGTTGCTGGGGAAAGTCACGATCGCTCAAGGGGGTGTCCTGCCCAACATCCAGGCCGTGCTGCTGCCTAAGAAAACTGAGAGTCACAAGGCGAAGA ATATGTTTACAGGTGTGCCTGTTACTTGA
- the LOC102936965 gene encoding histone H2B 8, translated as MPEPAKSAPAPKKGSKKAVTKTQKKGDKKRRKTRKESYSIYVYKVLKQVHPDTGISSKAMGIMNSFVNDIFERIAGEASRLAHYNKRSTITSREIQTAVRLLLPGELAKHAVSEGTKAVTKYTSSK; from the coding sequence atgccAGAGCCAGCAAAATCTGCTCCCGCTCCCAAGAAGGGCTCTAAAAAAGCTGTGACCAAGACTCAGAAGAAGGGCGATAAGAAGCGTAGAAAGACTAGGAAGGAGAGTTATTCCATCTACGTCTACAAAGTGTTGAAACAAGTTCACCCGGACACCGGTATTTCCTCTAAGGCGATGGGGATCATGAACTCTTTTGTAAATGACATCTTCGAGCGCATTGCGGGGGAAGCGTCTCGCCTGGCTCATTATAACAAGCGTTCAACCATCACTTCTCGGGAGATCCAGACTGCTGTGCGCCTGCTTCTGCCGGGGGAACTGGCCAAACACGCCGTGTCTGAGGGCACCAAGGCCGTCACCAAGTACACCAGTTCCAAGTAA
- the LOC102937194 gene encoding histone H2A type 2-C — protein sequence MSGRGKQGGKARAKAKSRSSRAGLQFPVGRVHRLLRKGNYAERVGAGAPVYMAAVLEYLTAEILELAGNAARDNKKTRIIPRHLQLAIRNDEELNKLLGKVTIAQGGVLPNIQAVLLPKKTESHKAKSK from the coding sequence ATGTCAGGCCGAGGAAAACAAGGAGGCAAAGCGAGGGCTAAGGCAAAGTCTCGCTCCTCGCGGGCTGGGCTGCAGTTCCCGGTGGGTCGAGTGCACCGCTTGCTCCGTAAAGGTAATTATGCTGAGCgggtgggggctggagccccGGTCTATATGGCCGCAGTGCTGGAGTATCTGACCGCTGAGATTCTCGAGTTAGCCGGCAACGCTGCTCGGGACAATAAGAAAACCAGAATCATTCCCCGACATCTGCAGCTCGCCATCCGTAACGACGAGGAGCTCAACAAACTGCTTGGGAAAGTGACGATAGCTCAAGGGGGTGTCCTGCCCAACATCCAGGCCGTGCTACTGCCTAAGAAAACCGAGAGTCACAAGGCCAAGAGCAAGTGA
- the LOC102937427 gene encoding histone H1: MSETVPVAAPAVSAPEAKASATKPKKAAGGSKARKPSGPSVTELITKAVSASKERKGLSLAALKKALAAGGYDVEKSNSRIKVGLKSLVSKGTLVQTKGTGASGSFKLGKKPGETKEKPLKKKPAAKPKKPTARKPASALKKPKKAAAVKKSPKKVKKPAAAAAKRTAKSPKRVKAAKPKKADKSPAKAKAVKPKVAKPKPTKPKVAKAKKAAPKKK, encoded by the coding sequence ATGTCCGAAACGGTGCCTGTTGCAGCTCCTGCTGTCTCTGCTCCTGAGGCAAAAGCTTCAGCTACAAAACCGAAGAAGGCGGCAGGAGGCTCTAAAGCCCGCAAGCCTTCGGGTCCCAGCGTGACCGAGCTGATCACCAAGGCTGTGTCCGCTTCCAAGGAGCGTAAAGGGCTCTCCTTGGCCGCTCTTAAGAAGGCTCTGGCCGCCGGGGGGTACGATGTGGAGAAGAGTAACAGCCGCATCAAAGTAGGACTCAAGAGCCTGGTAAGCAAAGGTACGTTGGTGCAGACCAAAGGCACGGGCGCCTCTGGCTCTTTTAAACTCGGCAAGAAACCTGGTGAGACCAAGGAAAAGCCACTCAAGAAAAAGCCAGCGGCAAAGCCTAAGAAACCAACTGCCAGGAAACCCGCCAGCGCCCTCAAGAAACCCAAAAAGGCTGCGGCTGTGAAAAAGAGCCCGAAAAAAGTCAAGAAGCCAGCAGCTGCCGCGGCCAAAAGAACAGCCAAGAGCCCGAAAAGGGTTAAAGCAGCTAAGCCCAAGAAGGCAGATAAGAGCCCGGCTAAAGCCAAAGCGGTGAAACCCAAGGTGGCCAAGCCCAAGCCCACCAAACCTAAAGTAGCAAAGGCTAAGAAGGCAGCGCCCAAGAAGAAGTAA